A stretch of Plasmodium knowlesi strain H genome assembly, chromosome: 1 DNA encodes these proteins:
- a CDS encoding DNA-directed RNA polymerases I, II, and III subunit RPABC5, putative translates to MIIPVRCFTCGKLIGNLWSLYEKKLEEGVSKCDALDELNLTRYCCRRMILTHADMMDKLLCYNIYERKL, encoded by the coding sequence ATGATCATCCCCGTGCGCTGTTTCACCTGCGGGAAGCTTATAGGAAATCTGTGGAGCCTGTACGAAAAGAAGTTAGAAGAAGGGGTGTCCAAGTGTGACGCCCTAGACGAACTAAATTTAACGAGATACTGTTGCAGGAGGATGATCCTGACCCATGCGGACATGATGGACAAGCTTCTCTGCTATAATATTTACGAGAGGAAGTTGTAG